CTTTAACAACATCAGGAAGTTCGTCTTGTATCTGCTCTCATGTAACATAAGCGAGATTCTGGCGATTGCGCTCTTCTCGCTGTTGCCAATCCCCCTTCCAATCCACCCGCTTCAGATTCTGTTTCTGAACCTAGTCACTGATGTGTTTCCAGCTTTCGCGCTCGGTGTCGGTGAAGGTGACCCTGCTGTCATGGATCGTGAGCCAAGGCGGGCAGATGAACCCATCGTCAATCGCGGTCACTGGCTTTCCATTGGAGGCTACGGGTCTTTGATTACGGGAACAGTGGTAACCTCTTTTGCCATCGCATCCGCCATTCTGGGATTACCTGCAACGGTGAGTGGTACTATAGCATTTCTGACACTGGGCTTTGCACAGCTCTGGCATGTATTCAACATGAGAGTATCAGAATCGGGACTGCTCAAGAACGAGGTCACGACAAACGCATATGTTTGGCTGGCAATCGCAATCTCCATTCCTCTCCTCATATTCCCAGTCTATGTGCCCGGACTCTCAGGTCTCCTCAGAGTAGTTGATCCTGGATTACTCGGGTGGGGAGTGATATTCTTGATGAGCACTATCCCACTGGTCATAGGGCAGCTCTGGAAGGTAACGCGGAAATATCATCCAGAGAGCCTGAGATTTCAATGAAGCAGCAACTGGCCATTGAAGGCAGTCATTGAGAGCGAAGCAGCGATACAGAAATGATACATATACCCTTGATGAGGTAACCTTGATGGATGGACGGGAACGCAAGTGAGCGCTGGGTTTGCCATCAGAATGAAACCGAAAACGGGGGAAGAGGTAGAGGTAGAAGTCAATCCCGCAAGGGAACTGATCAATCTTATAGATATGGACCTCACTTCAGTTGAATTCGTAAACCTTGATTCCATGACTCTGATTCGTAGAATCGACCTAGCCGGAAACAACTTGGAAACTATCGATTTAGATTTCGTGGAGCATCTTCCGTATCTGAATACGATTCGGCTTTCTAGAAATCAAATCAAACATATCGACCTTGGACCACTAGCCCATCTTGACGCTCTGAGAGTTCTGAAACTCGGGGCTAATAAACTGGAAACCATAGACCTTTCGCCACTTGCACATAACAATAGCTTGGGCAAGCTGTCGCTAAAAAGGAACAATCTCCGAGAAGTTGATTTGAACCCTCTCAAAGGGTGCACATCACTGGAAAGATTGTACCTGAATCGTAACAGGCTTGAACGTCTGAACTTGGAGCCGCTTGCTGAGTGTACATCGCTTGAAACACTGAATCTAGCGGAGAACAGTCTTGTCGAGCTTGATGTTGAACCGCTCTCTGGATGCCCAAGACTAGATCGCCTATCCTTGAGAGAGAACAAGTTGGAAAGAATCAACCTTTCTCCGTTAAGTGAGAACCATCGGCTCAAGGAAGTTGTGCTGATTACGAACCAAATTCAGGAAGCAGAATTGGCCCCTCTCAGGGGTCTAGAAAGATTCAGTTTGAGCGAGAACCAACTAACTGATGTTGATCTAAGTCCTCTGCAGTCTTCCACGAATATCATCAGTTTCGGTATACACGATAATTCGCTATCCAGTATTGATTTGAGCGTATTGAGAAACTGCAAGAATCTGACACATCTTGGCCTGGCAAACAACGAGTTTGAGGACATCAATCTGGGACCATTAGCTGGATGCCCCCGCTTGGAGGAGCTATATCTCAAGGATAATCCGGTAACTTCTATCGATCTTTCGCCACTATCCTCGTGTGTTTCGCTAAGAAAACTGGATATTCGGGGTACCCGCTTGGAGAGACTTGACATACAGCCCCTTCTTGAGCTGCCCTCTTTCATGTATCTGACTATCGATGATGATGTGTCTCTAGAGTGGCAAGAAATCAACCTAACCATGATGGAGCAACATCTTGAGTTCCTAAAACGGCTCGTTCATATACTGGAGGAGAGAGGGGAATGGAAGAAGGCAGTCCGGCTTTGTGATCAAATCCTCCGTTGCACTCCTGAGAATACCTGGGCATGGACTCGGAAAGGTAAACTGCTTATTGAGTACGGTATGGGAAATCAGAAGAATGATGCCGATATGGTCCTTTGATTTGCTCGTAGAGCCTGAATCACTGCGCAGCAACAAGATGATTATCATCACTTCAACCGAGCGATTATATTTCAGTCGTTAGATGAATGAGTGCTAGCCTGCTGATGCCCCATTTATTCAATCAATTCTTATTAATTCGGACAATATCGATGGACTTGCTGGTACGGCGGAGTAGTTCAGTGACTGCATCCTTGACTGCATATGGCGGTATCAATGAAATCGGCGGAAACAAGCTCCTTCTGAAGATTGACAATTCTTCTCTCTTTCTTGATTTTGGGCTTTCCTTCAAAGCAAAAGGGCGATTCTTCGAAGAGT
This region of Candidatus Lokiarchaeota archaeon genomic DNA includes:
- a CDS encoding leucine-rich repeat protein translates to MKPKTGEEVEVEVNPARELINLIDMDLTSVEFVNLDSMTLIRRIDLAGNNLETIDLDFVEHLPYLNTIRLSRNQIKHIDLGPLAHLDALRVLKLGANKLETIDLSPLAHNNSLGKLSLKRNNLREVDLNPLKGCTSLERLYLNRNRLERLNLEPLAECTSLETLNLAENSLVELDVEPLSGCPRLDRLSLRENKLERINLSPLSENHRLKEVVLITNQIQEAELAPLRGLERFSLSENQLTDVDLSPLQSSTNIISFGIHDNSLSSIDLSVLRNCKNLTHLGLANNEFEDINLGPLAGCPRLEELYLKDNPVTSIDLSPLSSCVSLRKLDIRGTRLERLDIQPLLELPSFMYLTIDDDVSLEWQEINLTMMEQHLEFLKRLVHILEERGEWKKAVRLCDQILRCTPENTWAWTRKGKLLIEYGMGNQKNDADMVL